The sequence CTCCATTCCGCCCGCGACGATGCAGTCGGCGGCCCCGACCTGGATTGCCTGGGCCCCCAGGAGGATGGCCTTCAGGCCCGATCCGCAGACCTTGTTCACGGTGGTCGCGCCGACGGTCTCGGGGATGCCAGCGAAGATCGCCGCCTGGCGGGCCGGGGCCTGCCCCACGCCGGCCGAGACGACGTTGCCCATCAGGACCTCGTCCACCCGGCCCGGCTCGACCTTCGCCCGGCGCAGCGCCTCCCCGATGGCCGCCGCCCCCAGGCGCGGGGCGGGAACGCTCGCCAGGCTGCCGTTGAAGGACCCGATGGGCGTCCGGGCCCCGCTCAGGATGACCGCGTCTCTCACCGGTGCTCCTCCTTCGTCCGAGGGAGCGCGTCCCCGCCGCCGCGCGGCGCGTCCCCAGCCTCCCGCCCGTTGAGGATGCCGCGGAAGATCAGGTCCATGAGATGCTCCGCCACCTCTTCCGCCTGATACCCCCGGAGGTTCCAGCGCTTGAGGGCCAGGACGGCGCACAGGAACACGATGGCAACGCCCACCAGGTTCGTGTCCTGCCGCCGGAACTGCCCCTCCGCCTGCCCCCGCTCCAGAATGTCCCTGAAGAAGGCTACGTAGGAGCGATCCACCTCGAAGAGGCTCTGGAGGGCCCCCTTCCCCAGGACGTGGGACTCCTGATAGAGGAGGAGGACCAGATCCTGATAGTCGTGGTAAATCCGGAAGGTGGTCTCGAGGGCCACCCGGAGCTGGGTTGTCGGATCATCAATCCCCGTGACTGCTGCAAGCATCCGGTCGCGGAACCGGGTGAAGATCCGGTCGTAGATCAGGTAGAGGATGTCCTCCTTGGTCTTGATGTACGCGTAGAGTGTCCCGATCCCGAGGCCCGAGGCCTCGGCGATCTCTCGGACCGTGGTG comes from Candidatus Methylomirabilis sp. and encodes:
- a CDS encoding TetR/AcrR family transcriptional regulator, which produces MPSPVATAVKDQDLIARRHDQICDGAVKLFTRKGFHNTTVREIAEASGLGIGTLYAYIKTKEDILYLIYDRIFTRFRDRMLAAVTGIDDPTTQLRVALETTFRIYHDYQDLVLLLYQESHVLGKGALQSLFEVDRSYVAFFRDILERGQAEGQFRRQDTNLVGVAIVFLCAVLALKRWNLRGYQAEEVAEHLMDLIFRGILNGREAGDAPRGGGDALPRTKEEHR